The proteins below are encoded in one region of Tessaracoccus aquimaris:
- a CDS encoding carbohydrate ABC transporter permease, with amino-acid sequence MSTNVIAPSGQGAAGTAAPQRKARALPYLLLAPAAAILLVVLGYPVYRLLGLSFSQAKLRDFVKGTEHWNNFANYTKMLADGAFWAAMGRTVVFTVACVVATMVIGTLLALMMVKLRKGMRLLLLVCLLLAWATPQVTATQVWQWLFDTRYGLINHLLSSAGFKQFENYSWLASPVSLLAVAGIIVVWGAVPFVTLTLYAGRTQVSESLYESAGLDGAGGWRSFFSITLPMLAPIFTMLAALSTIWDFRVFTQVFLLQQAGGITSETNLIAIYAYRTSFSGNDFGLGAAMAMAMIVVLAGLSVFYVRRMLKEVQA; translated from the coding sequence ATGTCTACAAACGTGATCGCCCCGAGCGGTCAAGGCGCCGCCGGGACAGCGGCACCTCAGCGGAAGGCGCGCGCACTGCCGTACCTCCTGCTCGCTCCCGCGGCGGCGATCCTGCTCGTCGTCCTCGGCTACCCCGTCTACCGGCTGCTCGGCCTGAGCTTCTCGCAGGCCAAACTGCGTGACTTCGTCAAGGGCACGGAGCACTGGAACAACTTCGCCAACTACACCAAGATGCTCGCCGACGGCGCCTTCTGGGCCGCGATGGGCCGCACCGTCGTCTTCACCGTCGCCTGCGTCGTCGCCACCATGGTGATCGGAACGCTGCTCGCGCTGATGATGGTCAAGCTCCGCAAGGGCATGCGCCTCCTGCTCCTGGTGTGTCTGCTGCTCGCCTGGGCGACCCCTCAGGTCACCGCAACCCAGGTCTGGCAGTGGCTCTTCGACACCCGCTACGGCCTCATCAACCACCTGCTCTCCAGCGCAGGCTTCAAGCAGTTCGAGAACTACTCGTGGCTCGCGAGCCCGGTCTCGCTGCTTGCCGTGGCAGGCATCATCGTCGTGTGGGGCGCCGTCCCCTTCGTCACCCTGACCCTGTACGCCGGGCGAACCCAGGTCTCCGAGAGCCTGTACGAGTCGGCCGGCCTCGACGGTGCGGGCGGCTGGCGCTCCTTCTTCAGCATCACGCTGCCCATGCTCGCGCCCATCTTCACGATGCTTGCCGCGCTGAGCACCATCTGGGATTTCCGTGTCTTCACCCAGGTCTTCCTGCTGCAGCAGGCGGGCGGCATCACGTCAGAGACGAACCTGATCGCGATCTACGCCTACCGCACGTCGTTCTCCGGCAATGACTTCGGCCTCGGCGCCGCCATGGCGATGGCCATGATCGTCGTCCTTGCGGGTCTGAGCGTGTTCTATGTCCGACGGATGCTCAAGGAGGTCCAGGCATGA
- a CDS encoding carbohydrate ABC transporter permease: MTNRARKQFKRGLLNVITVIVALFTIFPVYWMVTTALKPKQDVFTQNPIIFPRRLTLSHFQRVLSDEGFLTFARNSIVVTLVVVAITIVVGFLAATAMARFNYRGRHASIIIILAVQMIPLEALVISMYVMLDSMGLIDRLLGVIVAYMAFGLPFTIWTLRGFVANIPVELEEAAMVDGCSRMQSFWRILLPLVMPGLVAASVFAFILAWNEFILANVVLLSSNSQTLPLWLASFQSSFREIDWSGLMASSSLFALPVIVFFVIVQGRLHEGAAAGGVKG; the protein is encoded by the coding sequence ATGACCAACCGTGCCCGAAAGCAGTTCAAGCGTGGTCTGCTCAACGTCATCACCGTCATCGTCGCGCTGTTCACGATCTTCCCGGTCTACTGGATGGTCACGACAGCACTGAAGCCTAAGCAGGACGTCTTCACCCAGAACCCGATCATCTTCCCGCGACGGCTGACGCTCAGCCACTTCCAGCGGGTGCTCTCGGACGAGGGATTCCTCACCTTCGCCCGGAACTCGATCGTCGTGACCCTCGTGGTGGTCGCCATCACCATCGTCGTCGGCTTCCTCGCCGCGACCGCCATGGCCAGGTTCAACTACCGCGGCAGGCACGCGAGCATCATCATCATCCTCGCCGTGCAGATGATCCCCCTTGAGGCGCTCGTCATCTCGATGTACGTGATGCTCGACTCGATGGGGCTGATCGACCGACTGCTCGGCGTGATCGTCGCCTACATGGCCTTCGGCCTCCCGTTCACGATCTGGACGCTGCGCGGCTTCGTCGCCAACATCCCGGTCGAACTGGAGGAGGCCGCCATGGTCGACGGCTGCTCCAGGATGCAGAGCTTCTGGCGGATCCTGCTCCCGCTCGTGATGCCCGGCCTCGTCGCCGCGAGTGTCTTCGCGTTCATCCTCGCCTGGAACGAGTTCATCCTCGCCAATGTCGTGCTGCTCTCCAGCAACAGCCAGACGCTGCCGTTGTGGCTCGCCAGCTTCCAGTCCTCGTTCCGGGAGATCGACTGGAGCGGCCTGATGGCCTCCTCAAGCCTGTTCGCGCTGCCCGTGATCGTCTTCTTCGTCATCGTCCAGGGTCGCCTGCACGAGGGTGCGGCCGCTGGGGGTGTGAAGGGATGA
- a CDS encoding glycoside hydrolase family 3 N-terminal domain-containing protein: protein MTGTVRKLALGVLLAGFEGDTVPPEWLTALAAEGLGGVTLFGRNVVDDDPVGALSRLTTELRRERPDLLICIDEEGGDVTRLETRTGSMTLGQASLGAIDDVAVTRRSAALLAARLAAGGVNVNFAPVADLSSERDNPVVGARSFSHDPDVAARHVAASIHGHLDGGVCPTAKHFPGHGGTVDDSHLVVPVVSADAGLLRRRELVPFQAAIAAGVPMIMTGHLRVLALDPYQPATLSRVIITDLLRGDLGFGGVVVTDGIDMHAISRGVGRPEGTVQALMAGVDLICIGGDSVTLEAVEDIVAAVENAVAQGRLPVDRLVEARGRVAALARRFWFNTDPAPMPETDEVLVAAARRSLQVVGNPRLDSVAAVVELYNEPTIVAGEIAFGVGRHLAALSEAPVEVVRLEEGAPLPTLPDGGLVVSARASHLHPWQVEAVRRMRLRHPDLVVVDHGATGGTDLLGDRAVIAHDTSAIAARAAAGLLLAG from the coding sequence ATGACCGGGACAGTCAGAAAGCTCGCGCTCGGCGTCCTGCTCGCGGGATTCGAGGGCGACACCGTCCCGCCGGAGTGGCTCACCGCGCTCGCCGCGGAGGGGCTCGGGGGAGTGACCCTGTTCGGCCGCAACGTCGTCGACGACGACCCGGTCGGCGCGCTGTCGAGGCTCACCACAGAATTGCGTCGCGAACGACCCGACCTGCTGATCTGCATCGACGAGGAGGGCGGCGACGTCACCCGGCTCGAGACCCGCACCGGCTCCATGACGCTCGGCCAGGCCAGCCTCGGCGCGATCGACGACGTCGCCGTCACCCGCCGCTCCGCGGCGCTGCTCGCGGCGCGGCTCGCGGCAGGCGGCGTCAACGTGAACTTCGCCCCCGTGGCGGACCTCTCGAGCGAGCGCGACAACCCGGTGGTCGGCGCGAGGTCGTTCTCGCACGACCCCGACGTCGCCGCCCGACACGTCGCCGCCTCGATCCACGGCCACCTCGACGGGGGAGTCTGCCCGACGGCCAAGCACTTCCCCGGCCACGGCGGCACCGTCGACGACTCGCACCTCGTGGTGCCCGTCGTCTCTGCCGACGCAGGCCTGCTGCGTCGCCGCGAACTGGTGCCGTTCCAGGCCGCGATCGCGGCAGGGGTGCCGATGATCATGACGGGCCACCTGCGGGTGCTCGCGCTGGACCCGTACCAGCCGGCCACGCTGTCGCGTGTCATCATCACCGACCTGCTCCGCGGTGACCTCGGCTTCGGCGGTGTGGTCGTCACCGACGGCATCGACATGCACGCCATCAGCCGCGGCGTCGGCCGCCCCGAGGGCACCGTCCAGGCGCTCATGGCTGGCGTCGACCTGATCTGCATCGGGGGAGACTCCGTCACGCTTGAGGCCGTCGAGGACATCGTCGCCGCCGTGGAGAACGCCGTCGCGCAGGGTCGACTGCCGGTCGACCGGTTGGTCGAGGCGCGGGGGAGGGTCGCCGCGCTCGCGCGTCGGTTCTGGTTCAACACCGACCCGGCACCGATGCCCGAGACCGACGAAGTACTGGTGGCCGCCGCGCGCCGCTCGCTGCAGGTCGTCGGGAACCCGCGCCTCGACTCGGTCGCCGCGGTGGTCGAGTTGTATAACGAGCCGACCATCGTCGCGGGCGAGATCGCCTTCGGCGTCGGACGCCACCTCGCCGCGCTGTCCGAGGCCCCCGTCGAGGTCGTCCGGTTGGAGGAGGGAGCCCCGCTCCCGACGCTTCCCGACGGCGGGCTCGTCGTCTCTGCCCGCGCCAGTCACCTGCACCCGTGGCAGGTCGAGGCGGTGCGACGGATGAGGCTGCGTCACCCGGACCTGGTCGTGGTCGACCACGGCGCAACCGGAGGCACGGACCTGCTAGGCGACCGCGCGGTCATCGCGCACGACACCTCGGCGATCGCGGCCCGCGCCGCGGCAGGCCTCCTGCTCGCGGGCTAG
- a CDS encoding VOC family protein, translating into MLDHVGITVADIQRSAAFYDQVLAVLGHRRLMDYGEAIGYGADAPDFWISSGATARREDHIAFVAPDAEAVRAFHAAALAAGAEELHAPRLWPEYHEGYYGAFVRDPDGNNVEAVCHTVASDQA; encoded by the coding sequence ATGCTCGATCACGTTGGTATCACCGTCGCTGACATTCAGCGATCCGCGGCGTTCTACGATCAGGTCCTTGCCGTCCTCGGACATCGCCGCCTCATGGATTACGGCGAGGCGATCGGCTACGGGGCCGACGCCCCCGACTTCTGGATCTCCTCCGGCGCCACCGCGCGGCGCGAGGACCACATCGCCTTCGTCGCCCCCGACGCCGAGGCAGTCAGGGCCTTTCACGCCGCCGCGCTCGCAGCGGGTGCGGAGGAACTCCACGCGCCCCGGCTGTGGCCCGAGTACCACGAGGGGTACTACGGCGCGTTCGTCCGCGATCCCGACGGCAACAACGTCGAGGCCGTCTGCCACACGGTCGCCAGCGATCAGGCGTGA
- a CDS encoding CopG family transcriptional regulator has protein sequence MAMTLRLTPEDERVLSELAEAEGISKQEATVRAIREAHARHGHQQRVDEASAWARERYADVLRRLGE, from the coding sequence ATGGCGATGACACTGCGGCTGACGCCCGAGGACGAGCGGGTCCTGTCCGAGCTTGCTGAGGCGGAAGGGATCAGCAAGCAGGAGGCGACGGTCAGGGCGATCCGCGAGGCGCACGCACGGCACGGGCATCAGCAGCGGGTGGATGAAGCCTCCGCCTGGGCGCGTGAGCGCTACGCCGACGTACTGCGGCGCCTCGGCGAGTAA
- a CDS encoding type II toxin-antitoxin system death-on-curing family toxin: MEYLATEDLLRLANQLGVGPVRDLGLLDSAAYRPQSSLFGKDAYPDLDVKAASLLESIVRNHPLVDGNKRLGWLATLAFYYINGVRLDAPDDECYDLVIAVASGQRSVPAVAEQLARWH; the protein is encoded by the coding sequence GTGGAGTACCTCGCCACTGAAGACCTGCTCAGGCTGGCGAATCAACTCGGAGTCGGGCCTGTGCGCGACCTTGGGCTGCTCGACTCGGCCGCCTATCGGCCGCAATCGTCGCTGTTCGGGAAGGACGCCTACCCCGACCTCGATGTGAAGGCGGCAAGCCTGTTGGAGTCCATCGTCCGCAACCATCCCTTGGTGGACGGGAACAAGCGGCTCGGCTGGCTGGCCACCCTCGCCTTCTACTACATCAACGGGGTCAGGCTGGATGCCCCCGACGACGAATGCTACGACCTGGTGATCGCGGTCGCGTCCGGGCAGCGGAGCGTTCCGGCAGTAGCCGAGCAGTTGGCCCGCTGGCACTGA